In Pedobacter sp. WC2423, the following are encoded in one genomic region:
- a CDS encoding GNAT family N-acetyltransferase: MEYTEICKPFDSLTVKELYAILKLRSEIFVVEQNCVFLDTDGKDLSCQHLMLYQNKQLMAYARIVPAGLSFTEPSIGRIVSSHAARGKGFGRQLVSLAIANCQRLYGNKPIKIGAQLYLKSFYESFGFVIYGEEYLEDDIVHIDMIRPVTTS; the protein is encoded by the coding sequence ATGGAATATACCGAGATATGTAAACCTTTTGACTCCCTGACTGTGAAGGAGCTTTACGCGATATTAAAACTGAGAAGCGAAATATTCGTAGTAGAACAAAATTGTGTTTTCCTGGATACAGATGGTAAAGATTTATCCTGTCAGCATCTGATGCTTTATCAAAATAAACAGCTGATGGCTTATGCAAGAATAGTTCCCGCTGGATTATCATTTACCGAGCCCTCTATAGGAAGGATAGTAAGCAGCCATGCGGCAAGAGGAAAAGGATTCGGCAGGCAGCTTGTTTCACTGGCTATTGCCAACTGCCAGCGCTTATATGGGAATAAGCCAATAAAAATTGGTGCACAGCTTTACCTGAAATCATTTTATGAGTCATTTGGCTTTGTAATTTACGGAGAAGAATATCTGGAAGATGACATCGTCCATATAGATATGATCAGACCCGTAACCACTTCATAA
- the aqpZ gene encoding aquaporin Z, translating into METTTFSKFSAEFFGTLVLVLMGCGSAVIAGADGTSGVGLLGISFAFGLSVVAMAYAIGHISGCHINPAISIGMVVVGRMKSSEAIIYIIAQVLGAIAGAGILYLIASGRDGYSLADGGLGQNGYEAGSPAGYNLVAGFVAETVFTFIFLMVIFGSTSTKNINGGFAGLAIGLSLVLIHIVGIKVTGVSVNPARSIGPALLVGGRAISQVWLFIAAPVLGSILSAVVWRFLLEKN; encoded by the coding sequence ATGGAAACAACTACTTTTTCAAAATTTTCAGCCGAATTTTTCGGTACACTGGTCTTAGTGCTGATGGGCTGCGGCAGTGCTGTAATTGCTGGCGCAGACGGTACCAGCGGAGTCGGTTTGCTCGGCATATCCTTCGCTTTTGGATTATCTGTAGTCGCTATGGCTTATGCAATTGGCCATATTTCAGGTTGCCATATTAACCCGGCAATTTCTATTGGTATGGTGGTCGTGGGACGTATGAAATCAAGCGAGGCAATTATCTATATCATTGCACAGGTACTGGGAGCGATTGCAGGTGCAGGAATCTTATATCTTATTGCATCTGGCAGGGATGGTTATTCTCTTGCTGATGGCGGTTTAGGCCAAAATGGTTACGAGGCAGGCTCCCCTGCTGGTTATAACCTGGTTGCTGGCTTTGTAGCTGAAACCGTGTTTACCTTTATCTTCCTGATGGTAATTTTCGGATCAACTTCTACAAAAAACATCAACGGTGGTTTTGCTGGTTTGGCCATTGGCTTAAGTTTGGTATTGATTCATATTGTTGGTATTAAAGTAACAGGTGTATCTGTCAACCCTGCAAGAAGTATTGGCCCTGCATTGTTAGTGGGTGGCCGCGCAATCAGCCAGGTTTGGTTATTTATTGCTGCACCTGTTTTAGGGAGTATACTGAGTGCTGTAGTATGGCGTTTCCTGCTGGAGAAAAATTAG
- a CDS encoding helix-turn-helix domain-containing protein, protein MQAAIETLGDYYHRTNQAIPSDLLNPKGNLSHFNVQPRSYCNKVTPYNRRDHYKMCLTIGAGRLHFADQVIEVSEPALVFSNPSVPYSWESTTEIQEGYLCLFNDSFISAELKKGLELTCPLFNPVLEPVFFLNQEQTDLVSGYFRQMIAELKSDYEYKFEVIRSLLKLIIHQGIKIQSADSLIAHKDVSDRITPMFIELLERQFPVDSPENPLKIKSASEFASQLNIHVNHLNYVIKSHTGKTTTQMISNRIVDEAKTLLKNTDWDVAEIGYCLGFDYPAHFNNYFKKHTGVTPSVFKYNL, encoded by the coding sequence ATGCAGGCAGCTATAGAAACCCTTGGAGATTATTACCACAGAACAAATCAGGCTATTCCTTCTGATTTATTAAACCCTAAAGGTAATTTGAGTCATTTTAACGTCCAGCCCAGATCCTACTGCAATAAAGTGACTCCCTACAACAGGAGGGATCACTATAAAATGTGTCTGACCATTGGAGCAGGCAGACTTCACTTTGCAGATCAGGTGATTGAAGTCAGTGAGCCTGCACTTGTTTTTTCAAATCCTTCTGTACCTTATTCCTGGGAATCTACCACAGAGATCCAGGAAGGCTATTTGTGCTTGTTCAATGACTCTTTTATCTCGGCCGAACTGAAGAAAGGACTAGAGCTGACCTGTCCGCTGTTTAACCCGGTACTGGAGCCCGTTTTTTTTCTCAATCAGGAACAAACAGATTTAGTTAGCGGGTATTTCAGGCAAATGATAGCAGAATTGAAAAGTGATTATGAGTATAAATTTGAGGTGATCAGAAGTTTACTTAAACTCATCATACATCAGGGGATAAAGATACAATCTGCTGATAGTTTAATTGCGCATAAAGATGTTTCTGACCGGATAACGCCGATGTTCATCGAATTACTGGAACGCCAGTTTCCAGTAGATTCACCAGAAAACCCACTCAAAATCAAAAGTGCCTCTGAGTTTGCCAGCCAGCTGAATATCCATGTGAATCATTTAAATTATGTGATTAAATCGCATACTGGCAAAACCACTACGCAAATGATCAGTAACAGGATTGTGGATGAAGCGAAAACCCTGCTGAAAAATACAGACTGGGATGTTGCTGAAATTGGGTATTGTCTTGGATTTGATTATCCTGCGCACTTCAATAATTATTTCAAAAAACATACAGGAGTTACTCCATCTGTCTTTAAATATAATTTATAG
- a CDS encoding DUF2784 domain-containing protein yields the protein MNYLLLDWFFTLLHLVIIGFNLSGWIWPSTRKLHLIVVALTLGCWLILGIWYGLGYCPITDWQWQIKEKLGEVNLPGSFIKYYADKISGQDISSLFIDIITGVSFTLAIMMTIYLNFIRRKRI from the coding sequence ATGAATTATCTACTGCTCGACTGGTTCTTCACCTTGCTTCATTTGGTTATTATCGGCTTTAATTTATCAGGATGGATATGGCCGTCTACAAGAAAGCTGCATCTCATTGTAGTAGCGCTGACTTTAGGCTGCTGGTTAATCCTGGGTATCTGGTACGGCTTAGGGTATTGTCCGATTACAGACTGGCAATGGCAGATTAAAGAAAAATTGGGTGAAGTTAATCTCCCGGGTTCCTTTATTAAATACTATGCTGACAAGATTTCCGGACAGGATATCTCTTCTCTATTTATTGATATCATAACCGGTGTTAGTTTTACGCTGGCAATAATGATGACTATTTATTTGAATTTTATCAGGAGGAAACGCATTTAG
- a CDS encoding RBBP9/YdeN family alpha/beta hydrolase yields the protein MTTKILIIPGLGGSGENHWQSFWAKNLDNVTRLEQENWDKPELEKWLAQLNTTILKLNSPVILVAHSLAVSLVAHWAGKYTNASVKGALLVAPADVDSPAHTPDSIRSFSPIPITKLPFPSIVVTSEDDPYVDLQRAGYFAAQWGSEFINIGFHGHINSDADLGLWEEGQLILKRLL from the coding sequence ATGACAACAAAAATATTGATTATACCAGGGCTTGGCGGTTCTGGAGAAAACCATTGGCAAAGTTTCTGGGCAAAAAACCTGGATAACGTAACCCGGCTTGAACAGGAAAATTGGGATAAGCCAGAACTTGAAAAATGGTTAGCACAATTAAATACAACCATTTTAAAGCTGAACAGTCCTGTTATTTTAGTTGCGCATAGCCTTGCCGTCTCTTTGGTAGCACATTGGGCAGGTAAATATACCAACGCTTCTGTAAAAGGGGCTCTGCTTGTAGCTCCTGCAGATGTTGATTCTCCCGCACATACACCCGATTCTATCAGAAGTTTTTCTCCAATACCAATCACAAAATTACCCTTTCCTTCCATCGTTGTCACAAGTGAAGACGATCCTTATGTTGATTTGCAAAGAGCCGGCTATTTTGCAGCACAATGGGGTAGTGAATTCATTAATATCGGTTTTCATGGCCATATCAATTCAGATGCTGATCTCGGATTATGGGAAGAAGGACAATTGATCTTAAAGAGGTTATTGTAA